In Wolinella succinogenes DSM 1740, a single genomic region encodes these proteins:
- the flgE gene encoding flagellar hook protein FlgE has translation MLRSLWSGVSGMQAHQVALDVEGNNIANVNTTGFKYSRANFSDMLSQVNRIATSPYGGLGGQNDYSIGLGTSINSTTKIFGQGSIQDTTNKMDLAIGGDGFFIVSGNGGRTNAYTRDGAFGFDAAGNMVNNAGYIVQGWTRDLNSGSTSCYSDALYNVVDTTVPISGIKIEPKMVIPAKATTQVNLDANLTAGDTTDKLGCMYALDSTSVTAADGIAARYDSAGNKIQMAEDMGVLFNASGNALKLSEGQGVWVSYSQATATQAVAVATTGTITLNGTTITFTNDSTISGVSSLVAAQNAINAKKSETGVEAFATGGQLRLVNDNSLDGNASKKNVIITASGGALANFTAADNSITAFRYAYTTASDADSTSRLFRTTEDLRALLQQDANNIKHGGGYVDSTGTNASVKVTINKTGMFEILNQDDGDTTTGNLSLTVSSYYDTNVTSNVLFKSAMKGLNTGILVEGGSSTTSASLMAAKHTATTDIVDSLGNKHTLTVTFRKVGPQEWSFSLHVPEPATFVNGSGERPNYFEGGRVTFGEDGGLTGMNPPTIQFNPKSGASSPQRIDLDFGVSGTFQGLTSTDKESATGNIYQNGYQSGVLEDWRFDSNGVLIGEFSNGKDLALAQVAIASFTNNGGLQAEGSNLFSQTANSGEPVVGTAGSGGRGKISPSALEMSNVDLSRSLTQLIVVQRGFQANSKTVTTSDQILNTLLQLKQ, from the coding sequence GGAATGCAGGCACACCAAGTCGCGCTAGATGTCGAGGGTAACAACATCGCCAACGTCAACACGACAGGCTTTAAATACTCTAGGGCGAACTTCTCGGATATGCTCTCTCAAGTCAATCGAATTGCCACCTCACCTTATGGAGGCCTTGGAGGTCAGAATGATTACTCCATCGGTCTTGGAACGAGCATTAACTCCACGACCAAGATCTTTGGGCAAGGCTCTATTCAAGATACCACCAACAAGATGGATTTGGCCATCGGTGGGGATGGGTTTTTTATCGTGAGTGGGAATGGCGGACGAACCAATGCTTACACCAGAGATGGAGCTTTTGGATTTGATGCCGCAGGAAACATGGTCAACAATGCGGGTTATATCGTGCAGGGTTGGACGCGAGATCTAAACTCTGGTAGCACCAGTTGCTACAGTGATGCGCTCTATAATGTGGTGGATACCACCGTGCCTATTAGTGGGATCAAGATTGAGCCAAAGATGGTGATTCCTGCCAAGGCCACCACTCAGGTGAATCTAGATGCCAACTTGACCGCAGGGGACACCACAGATAAGCTTGGTTGTATGTATGCACTCGATTCCACGAGTGTGACAGCTGCAGATGGAATCGCCGCGAGATACGATAGTGCAGGCAATAAAATCCAGATGGCCGAAGACATGGGTGTACTCTTTAATGCGAGCGGAAACGCCCTCAAACTCTCTGAGGGTCAAGGCGTTTGGGTGAGCTATAGCCAAGCAACCGCCACTCAGGCGGTTGCAGTTGCCACCACGGGTACGATCACTCTCAATGGCACCACCATTACCTTCACTAACGATTCGACCATCTCAGGCGTAAGCTCTCTGGTGGCGGCTCAAAACGCCATCAATGCTAAAAAATCCGAGACAGGCGTGGAAGCCTTTGCCACGGGTGGACAGCTAAGATTGGTGAATGACAACAGTCTTGATGGAAATGCAAGCAAAAAGAATGTCATTATCACCGCTTCAGGCGGTGCTTTGGCCAACTTTACGGCAGCGGATAACTCCATCACCGCGTTCCGATATGCTTATACCACTGCAAGTGATGCCGATTCGACCTCTCGACTCTTTAGGACAACCGAGGATCTAAGGGCACTCCTCCAGCAAGATGCCAACAACATCAAGCACGGGGGCGGTTATGTGGATAGTACAGGCACTAACGCCTCGGTCAAGGTGACGATCAACAAAACAGGAATGTTTGAGATTCTTAACCAAGATGATGGCGACACCACCACGGGCAATCTAAGCCTAACGGTGAGTAGCTATTATGACACTAACGTGACTAGTAACGTTCTCTTTAAGAGTGCCATGAAGGGTCTCAATACAGGAATCTTGGTTGAAGGAGGCTCCTCCACCACTTCGGCTTCTCTTATGGCGGCAAAGCATACAGCAACGACTGATATTGTGGATAGCCTTGGAAACAAGCACACCCTCACCGTCACCTTTAGGAAAGTGGGTCCTCAAGAGTGGAGCTTCAGTCTCCATGTGCCTGAACCTGCCACCTTTGTGAATGGCTCAGGAGAGAGACCTAACTATTTTGAAGGGGGTCGTGTCACCTTTGGAGAGGATGGGGGGCTCACAGGGATGAACCCTCCCACGATTCAGTTTAACCCTAAAAGCGGAGCCTCCTCTCCCCAGAGAATCGATCTAGATTTTGGGGTCTCAGGAACATTTCAAGGCCTCACAAGCACAGATAAAGAGAGTGCTACAGGGAACATCTATCAAAATGGTTACCAGTCTGGAGTCTTAGAGGATTGGCGATTTGATTCTAATGGAGTGCTTATCGGAGAGTTTAGCAATGGGAAAGATTTGGCGCTGGCTCAAGTGGCCATCGCTTCTTTCACCAACAATGGAGGCTTGCAAGCTGAGGGTTCTAACCTCTTTTCTCAGACGGCCAACTCAGGCGAACCCGTCGTCGGCACGGCAGGCTCAGGAGGAAGAGGAAAGATATCTCCTTCGGCTCTAGAGATGAGTAACGTGGATCTAAGCCGAAGCTTAACCCAGCTCATCGTGGTGCAGAGAGGATTCCAAGCCAACTCTAAAACGGTCACCACTTCCGACCAGATTCTCAACACTCTCCTTCAGCTCAAGCAGTAA